One segment of Bacteroides caecimuris DNA contains the following:
- a CDS encoding condensin complex protein MksE, producing the protein MRNNTQRIYERLSRGEFLSVDSTDTSIRHLYEDIEENMEDYTDYFKEIGLQLECGNGFFYFSRKGESKQTIEQKLESFSKWLDYLDFLKCYNQSFTAGYQFRKSHLIEQISLDIELKEKANHLFKKYGAGSNIEIVNKLLQEMQNMGFAECISEQDETYKITSAFRYVEELVEIIQIVNEDEVPE; encoded by the coding sequence ATGCGAAATAATACTCAAAGAATATACGAACGGTTGAGCCGAGGAGAGTTTCTTTCGGTGGACAGCACAGATACCTCCATCCGCCATTTGTATGAAGATATCGAGGAGAATATGGAGGATTATACTGATTACTTCAAGGAAATTGGTCTGCAATTGGAATGCGGCAATGGTTTCTTCTATTTTTCGCGAAAAGGAGAAAGTAAGCAAACCATAGAACAGAAATTGGAAAGCTTTTCAAAATGGCTTGACTATCTGGACTTTTTGAAATGCTATAACCAATCATTTACAGCCGGATATCAGTTCCGTAAAAGTCATTTGATAGAACAGATTAGTCTGGATATAGAACTAAAAGAAAAGGCTAATCATCTATTCAAGAAGTACGGTGCAGGGTCTAATATTGAGATTGTAAACAAACTGCTTCAAGAGATGCAGAATATGGGTTTTGCCGAGTGTATTAGCGAACAAGACGAGACTTATAAGATTACTTCGGCATTTCGCTATGTTGAAGAATTAGTGGAAATCATTCAAATAGTTAATGAAGATGAAGTACCTGAATAA
- a CDS encoding Fic family protein yields MKPSNYLIETARKHIEGDITIDEVQQLIKSYYDSKDIRTEKDNETEEADKVSANITKLLNERSFAFTVAGLTAIHRRIFDGVFKFAGQIRDYNITQKEWVLRGDTVSYVSAPDIRRAIEYDLEQEKAFDYTELDINQIVSHITQFVSGLWQIHPFGEGNTRTTAVFTIRYLRSMGFNVENNLFANHSWYFRNALVRANYQNIQKGIKRDSVYLERFFRNLLIGENNELRNRFMVVNAPEDMAISTPTSTPTSSDNPLQIDNENISRLIKAIANNRLSVKEMMASVGLKNRENFMEYSLNPAIKEGSVSMLYPDKPRHPRQKYMLTIKGLAVYNSNNLK; encoded by the coding sequence TTGAAGCCCTCGAATTATCTTATTGAAACTGCTCGCAAGCATATTGAGGGAGACATAACCATTGATGAAGTACAACAACTTATCAAGAGTTACTACGATTCAAAAGACATTCGTACTGAAAAGGATAATGAAACAGAGGAAGCCGATAAAGTTTCTGCCAATATAACCAAGCTATTGAATGAGCGTTCGTTTGCCTTTACCGTAGCTGGATTGACCGCCATTCATCGGCGGATATTTGATGGAGTATTCAAGTTTGCCGGACAAATCAGAGATTACAATATCACCCAAAAAGAATGGGTGCTTCGTGGCGATACGGTGTCCTATGTATCTGCTCCCGACATCCGTAGAGCCATAGAATATGACCTTGAACAAGAAAAGGCTTTTGATTATACGGAATTGGATATAAACCAAATAGTAAGTCATATTACCCAATTCGTATCCGGGTTGTGGCAGATTCATCCGTTTGGAGAAGGCAATACCCGAACTACAGCAGTGTTCACCATCCGGTATTTACGCTCAATGGGATTCAATGTTGAGAATAACCTTTTCGCCAATCATTCTTGGTATTTCCGTAATGCTTTAGTTAGAGCTAATTATCAAAACATACAAAAGGGCATCAAAAGAGATTCTGTCTACTTGGAACGATTCTTCCGCAACCTTTTGATAGGAGAAAACAATGAATTGAGGAATCGTTTCATGGTGGTTAATGCACCCGAAGATATGGCTATCTCTACCCCGACAAGTACCCCGACAAGCTCAGACAATCCCTTACAAATAGATAATGAGAATATCAGCCGCTTAATAAAGGCTATTGCAAACAATAGATTATCAGTTAAAGAGATGATGGCTTCTGTAGGATTAAAGAACCGTGAGAATTTTATGGAATACTCACTCAATCCAGCCATAAAAGAGGGATCTGTTTCTATGCTCTACCCAGACAAGCCCCGTCATCCTCGTCAGAAATATATGTTGACGATTAAAGGATTGGCGGTGTATAATTCAAACAATCTGAAATAA
- a CDS encoding metallophosphoesterase, which translates to MNHNGIFSLSFPEAKTIIVSGDIHGDFNQLVFKLCIQYQLTDTLLIVAGDCGFGFEKKEYYEQMVRRNVKRMNQANNWIVFVRGNHDNPAYFDGAMFNFKRFIAIPDYTILQACNHTILCVGGAISIDRIYRINEWDKRKYRVHSNEPQENDISRNLYWQNKAPIYDSDKLNTIRANFLIDTVVTHTAPSYCELFSKSNLNQWAENDPSLIEDIQFERKAMDMLLNHLKTNNHPINHWYYGHFHQSWHSAIDGILYQMLDIMEFCQIY; encoded by the coding sequence ATAAACCATAACGGCATATTCTCACTATCTTTTCCCGAAGCCAAGACAATTATTGTCTCTGGTGATATTCATGGAGACTTTAATCAGTTGGTGTTCAAACTCTGCATCCAATATCAGCTTACGGACACCTTGCTAATTGTAGCCGGGGATTGTGGCTTTGGCTTCGAAAAGAAAGAGTACTATGAACAGATGGTTAGACGAAATGTCAAGCGAATGAACCAAGCCAACAATTGGATTGTGTTTGTGCGAGGTAATCATGATAATCCAGCTTATTTCGATGGAGCAATGTTCAACTTCAAACGCTTCATCGCTATTCCAGATTATACTATTCTACAAGCCTGTAATCATACCATCCTTTGTGTTGGTGGAGCTATCTCTATTGACCGTATCTATCGCATAAATGAATGGGATAAACGCAAATACCGTGTTCATTCAAATGAACCACAAGAAAATGATATTTCTCGCAATTTATATTGGCAGAACAAAGCTCCTATTTACGATTCTGATAAGCTGAATACCATCCGTGCAAACTTCTTGATTGATACAGTTGTCACACATACCGCACCTTCATATTGCGAACTATTCTCAAAAAGCAATCTTAACCAATGGGCTGAGAACGATCCTTCATTAATTGAGGATATACAATTTGAACGAAAAGCGATGGATATGCTTCTAAACCATCTCAAAACCAACAATCATCCGATAAATCATTGGTATTATGGGCATTTTCATCAAAGTTGGCATTCTGCTATTGATGGAATACTATATCAGATGCTCGATATTATGGAATTCTGTCAAATATATTGA
- a CDS encoding DEAD/DEAH box helicase family protein, with protein sequence MRNFDIIKDIDGLRTIYRYCATAEDFQVANPMVSATQARLALETMVKTVYRLKGWQIGERASLLSLTTDERFTAFIDSEDLMKRIHYVRKIGNNAAHASDGFVGRRESFFAVLNLYYIIGSILLAWQVIDTLPDFDKELIPQSPQPSNLAVVPQTEQASSATMQTADTAAKAVKESSDAQPTTVDAQPVVNDLSEAETRKLYIDLLLHEAGWKVSEHKGEIIPRQAGTEIEVQGMPNESGVGYADYVLFDADGTPLAVVEAKRTSVDAAAGRHQAELYADCLATRYACPRPVIYYTNGFETHIIDGIGYPSRKVMGFHTIDELRRMIAQRGRNDITDLQISDKITNRNYQKRVIESVCKHYNNKHRRALLVMATGTGKTRVSISLVDVLVRNNWVKNVLFLADRIELVNQAKKNYTKLLPNMTVSSLRDSDVDISARILFSTYQTMIGHLDRDAKTFSLGRFDLIIIDEAHRSVFGKYGAIFEYFDCLLLGLTATPRDEVDRSTYDLFGMEQGEPTDSYEYDEAVADGYLNPFRAIKDNSKILTTGIDPEQLTPEERKQLEEIFEYEKMKAGLEPDDPYSRTINATEIFKYIFNQNTVDHVLNRLMNDGIRVKDNTLIGKTIIFAYNHKHAVFIAERFAALYPDLGADFCRVIDNYEKYSSDLIDKFADAEKQPQIAVSVDMLDTGIDVPEIVNLVFFKPIHSKIKFWQMIGRGTRLCENLFGEGRDKEEFLIFDFYRNFEYFEMNPEGAKPTKSQSIVSLLFNLRTDIKFALQDGAYQSKEESKAFHDNLADILHKQVAELNRNRIDVRLQLRAVETYAMPEAMTCLTLGDVAAMKGNISPLFKNATTDTSALKFDALVLKSQLALVDETVNSTSSERKIMDIAGYLKEKKASIPQVMAKMDVLNEVLSAHFWESKSLGSLERIRRELRELIQYLDGGTAGQTFTINVTDTFEEDNSGVNITPIRTYRRRVEDYLKEHLSDDDTLQKIYHLEPLSEQDIARLEQIFWEELGSKEEFDAQTKTKPYQHNVAAFIRSIIGIEQEAALEKYRALIHGAELTRMQEEYLRTLIRYVCENGDIATVVLQQPPFNKFTAIFRDSPKALIDYVKLISRVIAA encoded by the coding sequence ATGAGGAATTTCGACATCATAAAAGACATTGACGGATTAAGAACAATTTATCGTTATTGTGCTACGGCAGAGGATTTTCAAGTAGCTAATCCAATGGTTTCAGCCACGCAGGCACGACTTGCATTGGAAACGATGGTAAAGACCGTTTATCGCCTAAAAGGATGGCAAATAGGCGAACGTGCCTCATTGCTTTCGCTCACCACCGATGAACGCTTCACGGCATTTATAGACAGCGAAGACTTGATGAAGCGCATTCACTATGTGCGCAAAATCGGAAACAATGCTGCACACGCCAGTGACGGATTTGTGGGGCGCAGAGAGTCTTTCTTTGCTGTACTAAATCTCTATTACATCATTGGTTCCATCCTATTGGCTTGGCAGGTGATTGACACATTGCCAGACTTTGACAAAGAGCTGATTCCCCAATCACCCCAACCAAGCAACCTTGCCGTTGTTCCTCAAACAGAGCAAGCATCTTCTGCTACCATGCAGACTGCCGATACTGCCGCAAAAGCGGTGAAAGAAAGTTCAGATGCACAACCTACAACGGTGGATGCACAGCCTGTTGTAAACGACCTCTCGGAAGCGGAAACCCGGAAACTGTATATCGACCTGTTGCTCCACGAGGCAGGTTGGAAAGTATCTGAACATAAGGGCGAAATCATCCCCCGTCAAGCCGGAACAGAGATAGAAGTGCAGGGTATGCCCAATGAGAGCGGTGTGGGATATGCGGACTATGTATTGTTTGATGCAGACGGAACGCCACTGGCAGTAGTGGAAGCTAAACGTACCAGTGTGGATGCGGCAGCAGGTCGCCACCAAGCGGAATTGTATGCCGACTGTCTGGCAACACGCTACGCTTGTCCTCGTCCGGTTATCTATTACACCAATGGTTTTGAAACCCACATAATAGACGGCATCGGCTATCCGTCACGCAAAGTGATGGGATTCCACACTATTGACGAGTTGCGCAGAATGATAGCGCAACGTGGACGTAACGACATTACCGACTTGCAGATTTCGGATAAAATAACCAACCGCAATTATCAGAAGCGAGTAATTGAGTCTGTCTGCAAGCATTATAACAACAAACATAGACGTGCCCTATTGGTGATGGCTACCGGAACAGGAAAGACACGTGTCAGCATCTCGCTCGTGGATGTGCTGGTGCGAAACAATTGGGTGAAAAACGTGCTGTTCCTTGCCGACCGTATCGAACTGGTCAATCAGGCAAAAAAGAATTACACTAAGTTATTGCCCAACATGACGGTCAGTTCCTTGCGTGACAGCGATGTGGATATATCGGCACGAATCCTATTCTCCACTTATCAGACCATGATAGGACATCTGGACAGGGATGCAAAAACATTCTCATTAGGCAGATTTGACCTTATCATCATTGACGAAGCACACCGCAGTGTATTCGGTAAATATGGAGCAATCTTTGAGTATTTCGATTGCCTGCTCTTAGGACTGACGGCAACTCCACGTGATGAAGTTGACCGCTCTACATACGACCTGTTCGGCATGGAGCAGGGCGAACCGACCGACAGCTACGAATATGACGAAGCGGTAGCAGATGGTTATCTGAACCCATTCAGAGCAATAAAAGACAACTCAAAGATTCTGACCACAGGAATTGACCCTGAACAACTTACCCCGGAAGAGCGGAAACAGTTGGAAGAGATTTTCGAGTATGAGAAAATGAAAGCTGGATTAGAACCAGATGACCCGTACAGCCGCACCATTAACGCAACGGAGATATTCAAATACATTTTCAACCAAAATACCGTTGACCATGTGCTGAATAGGCTGATGAACGACGGCATCCGGGTGAAAGACAATACCCTGATAGGTAAAACCATCATATTTGCCTACAACCACAAGCACGCCGTATTCATAGCAGAACGGTTTGCAGCCCTTTATCCCGACTTAGGAGCGGATTTCTGCCGAGTGATTGATAATTATGAAAAGTATTCATCCGATCTGATTGACAAGTTTGCTGATGCAGAAAAGCAACCACAAATTGCCGTATCTGTAGATATGCTCGACACGGGCATTGATGTGCCTGAAATCGTAAACTTGGTTTTCTTCAAACCTATCCACTCCAAAATAAAGTTCTGGCAGATGATAGGCAGAGGCACACGTCTGTGTGAGAACCTGTTTGGCGAAGGCAGAGATAAGGAAGAATTTTTAATCTTCGACTTCTATCGAAACTTTGAATATTTTGAGATGAACCCCGAAGGTGCCAAGCCCACCAAATCGCAATCCATCGTAAGCCTGCTTTTTAATCTTCGCACGGATATTAAATTCGCCTTACAGGATGGAGCGTATCAAAGTAAGGAGGAATCAAAGGCTTTTCACGACAACCTTGCCGACATATTACACAAGCAGGTAGCCGAACTGAACAGAAATCGGATTGATGTGCGCCTTCAACTGAGAGCTGTAGAAACATACGCCATGCCGGAAGCTATGACCTGTTTGACTCTTGGTGATGTGGCGGCAATGAAAGGAAATATCTCACCTTTATTCAAAAATGCAACGACAGACACTTCTGCTTTAAAGTTTGACGCTCTTGTACTTAAATCTCAACTTGCATTGGTTGATGAAACGGTCAACTCCACATCATCTGAGCGGAAAATAATGGATATAGCCGGTTATCTCAAAGAGAAGAAAGCCTCCATTCCGCAAGTGATGGCCAAGATGGATGTGCTGAACGAGGTGCTGTCCGCTCATTTCTGGGAATCTAAAAGTCTTGGCTCGCTTGAACGCATCAGACGGGAGCTTCGTGAGCTTATCCAATACTTGGATGGCGGCACGGCAGGACAAACATTTACCATCAATGTAACGGATACCTTTGAAGAAGATAATTCAGGTGTTAATATAACCCCTATCCGTACCTATCGCCGCAGGGTGGAGGACTACCTCAAAGAACATCTGTCAGACGATGACACTTTGCAGAAGATATACCACCTTGAACCGTTGTCTGAACAGGACATTGCTCGATTGGAACAAATTTTCTGGGAAGAATTAGGATCCAAAGAAGAATTTGATGCACAAACAAAAACAAAGCCTTATCAGCATAACGTGGCTGCTTTCATCCGTTCCATCATTGGTATAGAACAGGAAGCAGCATTAGAGAAATATCGTGCATTGATTCATGGTGCGGAACTAACCCGTATGCAAGAGGAGTATCTGCGTACACTCATCCGCTATGTATGTGAGAATGGCGATATTGCCACTGTTGTATTGCAGCAACCACCTTTCAATAAGTTCACAGCTATCTTCCGTGATAGCCCTAAAGCACTTATTGATTATGTAAAACTAATCAGTAGGGTGATTGCGGCGTAA
- the rhuM gene encoding RhuM family protein, with protein MIDENNTSPIQSDFERIKKRDAKGLEYWTSRELCTALGYSTYQKFNRILNRAIAIANKKGCNTTGHFNPTIKMVKQASGSFRKVENIHLSRIACLMIAENADSKKPQVQMAREYFKQEISTPELIDNSLSSKILLYKTKQGESRIEVIFNSETFWMSQKRMADLFGVETNTINNHLKDIFKSGELNENSVIRKIRTTAHDGKNDDTLFYNLDAVIAVGYRVGSYQAGQFRMWATSILKEMSIKGFVLDDERLKQGKHFGKDYFDDLLERIREIRASERRYYQKITDIYAECSADYDPKAETTLQFFKMVQDMMHWATSHQTAAEIIYSRADAQMPHMGLTTWKNAPDGRVQKSDTIIVQNYLSDKEVSAFNRLSTAFLDLAELRAERQIISTMADWKKQLDDFLTLYEYDKYNEADTISAEQAKEKAYAEYDKFRLIQDNEFLSDFDKELKRWKEKGLFGKD; from the coding sequence ATGATAGACGAGAACAACACATCCCCTATTCAATCCGACTTTGAGCGGATTAAAAAGCGAGACGCAAAAGGTTTAGAGTACTGGACTTCTCGTGAGCTGTGCACTGCATTAGGCTATAGTACATATCAAAAATTCAATCGTATCCTAAACAGAGCTATCGCCATAGCCAATAAGAAAGGTTGTAATACTACCGGGCATTTTAACCCTACGATTAAAATGGTAAAACAGGCTTCCGGTTCCTTTCGTAAGGTGGAGAATATACATCTATCACGAATCGCTTGTTTGATGATTGCGGAAAATGCCGATAGCAAGAAGCCGCAAGTGCAAATGGCAAGAGAATATTTCAAACAAGAAATATCAACTCCTGAATTAATCGACAATAGTCTATCATCCAAGATATTGCTATATAAGACGAAACAAGGAGAAAGTCGTATAGAGGTCATCTTTAATAGTGAAACATTTTGGATGTCGCAAAAGCGAATGGCTGATTTGTTTGGTGTCGAAACGAATACGATTAACAATCATCTGAAAGATATATTCAAAAGCGGTGAATTGAACGAGAACTCAGTTATTCGAAAAATTCGAACAACCGCCCATGATGGCAAAAACGATGATACATTGTTCTATAATTTGGATGCGGTTATTGCCGTTGGTTATCGTGTGGGCAGTTATCAAGCGGGCCAATTTCGGATGTGGGCTACATCGATTCTAAAAGAAATGAGCATAAAAGGATTTGTATTGGATGATGAACGCTTGAAACAGGGCAAACATTTTGGCAAAGATTATTTTGACGACCTATTAGAACGTATCCGAGAGATACGAGCTTCAGAACGTCGGTATTATCAGAAAATCACCGATATCTATGCCGAATGTAGTGCCGATTATGACCCTAAGGCAGAGACCACCCTACAATTCTTCAAAATGGTGCAAGATATGATGCATTGGGCTACTTCACATCAAACGGCTGCCGAAATCATCTATTCAAGAGCAGATGCCCAAATGCCCCACATGGGACTTACCACGTGGAAAAACGCTCCTGACGGTAGAGTTCAAAAGTCGGATACAATTATCGTCCAGAATTACCTATCAGATAAAGAAGTTTCTGCTTTCAATCGTCTTTCAACCGCTTTCCTTGATTTGGCTGAACTTCGTGCCGAACGGCAAATCATTTCCACAATGGCAGATTGGAAAAAGCAATTGGATGATTTCTTGACTCTATATGAGTATGATAAATATAATGAGGCTGACACCATTTCCGCCGAACAAGCGAAAGAAAAGGCATACGCTGAATATGATAAATTTCGCTTGATTCAAGATAATGAGTTTCTTTCAGATTTTGATAAGGAACTCAAGAGGTGGAAAGAGAAAGGGTTGTTTGGTAAAGATTAA
- a CDS encoding ATP-binding protein, with protein sequence MKYLNKIIFINSANIPYAEISVDGNVHFTGTQGVGKSTVLRALLFFYNADKHRLGIQQGQKSFDEFYFRQSNSYILYEVMRDNGAYTILVSRYQGRASWRFIDAPYQREWFITEDKQVLSDWVKIRERIDKNVGVSARIESGVMFKDIIFGNTHDHKYARYSLVQSSHYQNIPRSIQNVFLNTKLDADFVKNTIIQSMTDEDLPIDLQTYRRLVSNFEREYDEIDCWFRQTRDGNYPVRQQALNIAEQGRKIVALDQQLSDVWHMMNHAVAYSEQRIPLLEVEAEEVKTAIEKEHSRKKELTTDYDKEKDSLNQELGAKKSKLKEIAQARKDFDALGIEDKLSLSDRESAIKQEAINKQTLLDDLLKTHASIEEKYNIAKAKLENARQAFENVQKEAYYQKQAILQIERKRLEEDRSKNRNQIMEAFDNWRHESDERLQVLLTEQNRADSALKELRHWHPMADEIKQTDEQLQQLNLKEKENTAQQIAVKSQITQIIAEYEMKEAEIKHASQREQERLEADRTQIREQIAKINNLLTHLDGSFYKWLCENTEGWENTIGKVIDEERVLYAQGLEPQFCVASDNLFGIRLNLDNIASVHRTPDEYRLEKKNLEEQVKQINRQLMQSPITLEEEISKLGKKYATQLNPLRQNVTLLKVEEEQIPVKRQNLQNHRHKLEMEELEQIAQEKEIRERSFNEALLNVQSEKDVREKNEARNKKELKNLDSSFGKTSKALDEELRIFNESQNAEATVRYKEFAVQKKQLDEQQKAELAGKGVDMDLLEQYRKALKDLQTLLARIEEERSIVIRYRDAEQNLFAKEPEIRKTIKTIEQRLSMIRQRYEDKRTRIEKKCREMEERQHIVLKELAHRKEGLNFYHQMVENEHLVPDTYLSDDKTMETHLDCQQLLSQLRGTVNQKRESIDKLKDIVVSFNRNFKPQNTFRFNTMPVTDNDYLQIAVDLQEFMDNNKIDEFRRRTSEHYKDILGRISTEIGSLMKRRSDVDGVILDINRDFVEKNFAGVIKSIELRANESSDKLMQLLISIHDYTVENALSIGELNLFSSNNRDEVNLKVVDYLKSLSHQLQNEPNRSSVSLSDAFRLQFRVKENDNDTNWVERINNVGSDGTDILVKAMVNIMLINVFKKKAARKSGDFIVHCMMDEIGRLHPNNIKGILQFANLRNIYLINSSPTSYNPYDYRYTYLLSKYGVKTRVEKLLKRIK encoded by the coding sequence ATGAAGTACCTGAATAAGATTATTTTTATTAATAGTGCTAATATCCCTTATGCTGAGATTTCCGTGGATGGCAATGTACATTTTACAGGAACACAAGGTGTGGGCAAAAGTACTGTGTTGAGGGCATTGCTGTTTTTCTATAATGCCGACAAACACCGTTTAGGTATTCAACAGGGACAGAAGTCGTTTGATGAATTCTATTTTCGCCAGTCAAATTCGTATATACTTTATGAGGTGATGCGTGATAATGGCGCATATACCATATTGGTCAGCAGATACCAAGGACGTGCTTCATGGCGATTTATAGATGCACCCTATCAACGTGAATGGTTCATTACCGAAGACAAGCAGGTGTTGAGTGATTGGGTGAAGATTCGTGAACGTATAGACAAGAATGTAGGGGTTTCTGCAAGAATAGAATCCGGTGTGATGTTCAAAGATATTATCTTCGGCAATACACATGACCATAAATACGCACGTTATTCTTTAGTTCAGAGTTCGCATTATCAGAATATCCCGCGAAGCATTCAAAACGTATTTCTGAATACCAAACTGGATGCAGACTTTGTAAAGAACACGATCATACAATCCATGACAGATGAAGATTTGCCCATTGATTTACAAACCTACAGACGACTTGTTTCAAACTTTGAACGAGAGTATGATGAAATTGATTGCTGGTTCCGTCAAACACGTGACGGCAATTATCCGGTGCGCCAACAGGCATTGAATATTGCCGAACAAGGTCGCAAAATTGTCGCGCTCGACCAACAATTGTCGGATGTATGGCATATGATGAATCATGCGGTAGCATATAGCGAGCAACGGATACCACTATTGGAAGTGGAAGCGGAAGAAGTTAAAACGGCCATAGAAAAGGAACATAGTCGTAAGAAAGAACTTACAACTGACTATGATAAAGAAAAAGACTCGCTCAATCAAGAACTTGGCGCCAAGAAAAGCAAACTGAAAGAAATAGCACAGGCAAGGAAGGATTTCGATGCTCTTGGCATTGAAGACAAACTCTCTCTTTCCGACCGGGAGTCTGCGATCAAGCAAGAAGCGATTAATAAACAAACTCTATTGGATGATTTATTGAAAACGCATGCTTCAATAGAGGAAAAGTACAACATTGCAAAGGCTAAACTGGAGAATGCGCGTCAAGCATTCGAAAATGTTCAAAAAGAGGCATATTATCAAAAACAAGCCATACTCCAGATAGAGCGTAAGAGACTAGAAGAAGACCGTTCCAAGAATAGAAATCAGATTATGGAAGCGTTCGACAATTGGCGACATGAGTCTGATGAGCGTTTACAAGTCTTGTTGACCGAACAAAACAGGGCTGATAGTGCGTTGAAGGAACTCCGTCATTGGCATCCTATGGCCGATGAAATAAAGCAAACGGATGAACAACTTCAACAGCTGAATTTGAAAGAGAAAGAGAATACCGCACAACAGATAGCGGTAAAAAGCCAGATAACACAGATTATCGCCGAGTATGAGATGAAAGAGGCTGAAATAAAACATGCCTCACAACGTGAGCAGGAACGGCTTGAAGCCGACCGGACACAAATCAGGGAACAAATTGCAAAGATTAATAATTTGCTTACCCATTTAGACGGCTCTTTTTATAAATGGCTTTGCGAGAATACGGAAGGCTGGGAAAACACGATAGGCAAAGTGATTGACGAAGAACGGGTCCTATACGCACAAGGGCTTGAACCTCAGTTTTGTGTTGCATCTGACAACTTGTTCGGGATAAGGTTGAACCTAGACAATATAGCCTCCGTGCATCGTACGCCTGACGAGTATAGATTGGAGAAAAAGAACTTGGAAGAGCAAGTGAAGCAAATAAACCGCCAGCTCATGCAATCGCCTATTACCCTTGAGGAAGAGATATCGAAACTCGGAAAAAAATATGCGACACAACTCAATCCGCTTCGGCAGAATGTAACTTTGTTAAAGGTGGAAGAAGAACAAATACCTGTCAAACGACAAAATCTGCAAAACCATCGGCATAAGCTGGAGATGGAAGAACTGGAACAGATTGCTCAAGAAAAAGAGATCCGTGAACGTTCCTTCAACGAAGCTCTGCTAAACGTGCAATCGGAGAAGGATGTCCGTGAGAAAAATGAAGCAAGGAATAAAAAAGAACTTAAAAACCTTGACTCCTCATTCGGTAAAACCTCAAAAGCACTTGATGAGGAACTGCGCATTTTTAACGAATCACAAAATGCGGAAGCGACCGTGCGTTATAAGGAGTTTGCCGTACAGAAGAAGCAACTCGATGAACAACAGAAAGCAGAACTTGCAGGCAAAGGTGTTGATATGGATTTGCTTGAACAATATCGTAAAGCTTTGAAGGATTTGCAGACATTGTTGGCGAGGATTGAAGAGGAACGTTCTATTGTTATCAGGTATCGCGACGCTGAACAAAACCTTTTTGCCAAGGAGCCGGAAATCAGAAAAACGATTAAGACTATCGAGCAACGACTCTCTATGATACGCCAGCGTTATGAGGATAAACGAACACGCATCGAGAAAAAATGCAGAGAAATGGAAGAGCGTCAGCATATAGTCCTCAAGGAGCTGGCGCACAGAAAAGAGGGGTTGAACTTTTATCATCAAATGGTCGAGAACGAACATTTGGTACCCGACACTTATCTCTCTGATGACAAGACAATGGAGACACATTTGGATTGTCAGCAACTCCTGAGCCAACTTAGAGGTACTGTCAATCAAAAACGCGAGTCAATCGACAAACTTAAAGATATAGTGGTTAGTTTCAATCGCAACTTCAAGCCTCAAAATACTTTCCGTTTCAACACGATGCCTGTGACGGACAATGATTATCTGCAAATTGCCGTTGATTTGCAGGAGTTCATGGACAATAACAAAATCGATGAGTTCCGCCGACGTACCAGCGAGCATTATAAAGACATTTTGGGACGTATCTCAACCGAAATTGGTTCGCTGATGAAACGTAGATCGGATGTGGACGGAGTGATACTTGACATCAATCGTGATTTTGTAGAAAAGAACTTTGCTGGAGTCATCAAGAGCATTGAGCTAAGAGCGAATGAATCCTCAGACAAGCTCATGCAACTGCTTATATCCATTCATGATTATACCGTAGAAAATGCGCTCTCTATCGGTGAACTTAATCTTTTCTCAAGCAATAATCGGGATGAAGTGAACCTCAAGGTCGTGGATTATCTGAAGAGTTTATCTCATCAGTTGCAGAACGAACCGAATCGTTCATCTGTATCATTGAGTGACGCATTCCGCTTACAATTTCGAGTAAAGGAAAACGATAACGACACGAACTGGGTCGAGCGTATTAATAATGTAGGGTCAGATGGTACGGACATTCTTGTGAAGGCAATGGTCAATATCATGCTCATCAACGTCTTTAAGAAAAAGGCAGCCCGAAAGAGTGGTGATTTCATTGTACATTGCATGATGGATGAGATAGGACGCTTGCATCCTAACAATATCAAAGGTATTCTCCAATTTGCCAATTTACGCAATATCTATCTCATCAATAGTTCCCCCACATCCTATAATCCTTACGACTATCGTTATACCTATCTTCTGAGTAAGTATGGAGTGAAGACGAGAGTGGAAAAATTATTGAAACGAATAAAATAG